A single region of the Amphiura filiformis chromosome 7, Afil_fr2py, whole genome shotgun sequence genome encodes:
- the LOC140157791 gene encoding uncharacterized protein has translation MAGGYYYYISRKQDGSVKIQVYRKPTHTDQYLNFSSHHPLEHKLSVVRTLLYRAETVVTDPDDKSEEVRHVKEVLHESGYKDWTLFRARPKPKEQNKDSDDDSCKKGIFVTLPYVEGLSERLRRAFNSTGVSTSFKPQNTLRRSLVSPKDKTEQEKQSGVVYSIPCKDCDSL, from the exons ATGGCGGGGGG ATATTACTATTATATCTCTCGGAAACAAGACGGAtctgtgaaaatccaagtttaccGCAAACCTACTCACACGGATCAGTATCTGAACTTTAGCTCACACCATCCGCTGGAGCATAAACTGAGCGTTGTGAGAACACTTTTATACAGAGCGGAGACGGTTGTCACTGATCCTGACGACAAATCGGAGGAGGTAAGGCATGTGAAGGAGGTGCTACACGAGAGTGGCTACAAAGACTGGACATTGTTCAGGGCGCGTCCTAAaccaaaagaacaaaataaggaCAGCGACGACGATAGCTGCAAAAAGGGCATCTTTGTCACCTTGCCGTACGTGGAAGGCCTCTCGGAACGGTTACGCAGGGCTTTTAATTCTACTGGTGTCAGCACATCCTTTAAACCGCAGAATACCCTACGTAGGTCCCTTGTCTCCccaaaggacaaaactgaacaagaGAAACAATCTGGTGTTGTGTATagcatcccttgcaaagactGTGACTCCTTATAA